The DNA sequence AGGGAACATGTTATCTCTGTTCCTTTAATTAGTTTTTTCATTTAGAGGAGAAGATAAAATGGAATGAAATTATGGTGGGCAGGTTATCCTACAAACTCCTTAAACCCATACCCATCATTTAACCTTGGAGGTCAAGTCTTTTAGGGGCCGGTTCCATCATAGAACCCCAACTCAAAGGGGCACAGGGGCACCTGCCTGGAAGACCTTCAAAGCGGAGGTAAGCATCGACCGGGTATTGCTCTTCTTTCAGATATTCTGTAATGAACGTTATCAGTCACCTGCAAGGAAACCTCCAATCGCCCCGCCAATACCCATGAAGAGCATTGACACAATCAGGAGGGCCAGCACGAGCACTCCCCCTGCAAAGGCTCCAATCAGGAAACCTACAGGTCCGGCCAGGGCAGTTCCAAAGATCGTGAGTAAAATGGCAACCAATATGCCTCCAAATGCCCCCGCAACAGTCGCATTCCAGAAACCCCCACTGGCCCCCTCATTTACCATGAGACCAACGACAAAGCCCGCCAGGAATAATCCAAGGATTGAAGCATGCCCAATAAAGGGGCTGAGGATGTATGGAAAAACAATTGAAAGTATAAATCCAAGAATAACGGCTCCCCACTTAACCATTGTAAACACCATTACAGTTTATGTCTCGGAGTCCTAAAAAACTTTTAGATTTATAGTTATCATGCAACATAATTATGGGCATGGATGAGAAATCTGTGGCCATTGTATTCCCCCACCACCTCCTGGAGGACCACCCTGCAGCAGGGAAAACCTCAGGTTTCATCCTGGTGGAGGACCAGCTCTTCTTTGGAGACCCGGTATTTGGACTCAGATTCCATAAGAACAAGCTTGTACTCCATCGGGCTTCAATGCGCTACTACCATGACCACCTTAAATCAAGGGGTCTTAAGGCGGAATACATACAATACAGTCCTGACCCGCACATGGGGTACCTCAGGGACCACCTGGAGGGATATGACCGTGTCTACACACTTGAGCTCCTTGACCATGAACTTGAGGCGAGAATGAAGAAACTCTCCATGGAACTGGGACTTGAAATAACTGAAATTGAGGCCCCATTCATCTTCAGGAGGAATCTGATGGACGGTTACTTCAGGGATGGGAGGTTCCTCCTGAGATCATTCTACATCAGGGAGAGGAAGAGGCTTTCCATTCTCATGGAAAATTCCAGACCAGCAGGTGGTAAGTGGACATTTGACACCGAAAACAGGAAGAGAATGCCCCCCGACCTGCAGGTACCAGCCCCTGTGAAACTCCCAGAAAATGAATACGTACAGGAGGCGAAGGAGTATGTTTCAGAGAAATTTCCTGACAACCCGGGATCCATGGACCGCTTCAATTACCCCACAACACACACTGAAGCCAGGATTTTCCTGAAGGACTTCATTGAGAGGAGAATTAAAAACTTTGGAAGCTACCAGGACTTCATATCCCGTGATGAGACCTTTCTGTTCCACTCGGTACTCTCATCTTCACTTAACATATGCCTCCTCACGCCCATGGAGGTTATAAGGGCAGTCCTCAAGGCAGATGCGCCACTGAACTCCATCGAGGGGTTTGTAAGGCAGGTGATGGGCTGGCGGGAATTCATAAGGGCAGTTTATATTCTTAAGGGACCCTATGAGAGGACAAGGAACTTCTTCAACCACAGAGGGAAACTCAATCCTAAACTCTCCCATGGTGAAACAGGTATAGATCCCTATGACATTGCTGTGGGGAGGGTTCTGGGGCACGGCTACACCCATCACATTGAACGGCTCATGGTGATAGGGAATTTAATGCTGCTCCTTGGCACGGACCCGGATGAGGTCTACAGGTGGTTCATGGAGATGTTCATAGACGCCTATGACTGGGTGATGGTGCCAAACGTTTATGGAATGAGCCAGTACGCTGATGGCGGGCTGATTGCAACCAAGCCTTACATCTCATCGTCAAATTACATCCTCAGGATGAGTGATCACCGACGCGGGGACTGGTGCAGGGTCTGGGATGCCCTCTTCTGGACATTTCTAAATGAAAAAAGGAGCTTGATAGGAAACAATCCCCGTATCAGGGTTCTATACAGGCACCTGACTGACAGGAAACTCGAAGAATTCAGAGGGATCCGTGAAGAGTTCATGGGGGAACTGATGGGCCGGCAGGGATTGTAGTTAACTGTCAATCCGCTGGGGGCTGCTGATCGATTGAAGTTTAATGGTTTCTACCCTTAAAATCCACAGAAAAATGGTGAAGGTTAATCATATCCGGTATAGTCAAGGGCGCCCTCATTGTAGAGCCTCTGGAGGTCAGATGCGTGGCTGAGTTCATATGCAGCATAGGGGTTGTTCAGGTAGGGATGCAGGAGCCCCTTCACGATGTAATAGTAGGCTCCGAGTCTACCGTACTGCCTCCAGGCGATCTGGACATAGAGCGGGAAACCGCAGCCAGGATTGATGAAAACGTTACCCTCCCTGACTGTGCCGTGGAAGACCATGGGCATGGGACCCTCCTGTCCCTTACTCCTGGCAACACTCTCAACGTAATCCATGGCCTCATCAAGACTGTCGAATTCATATCCGTCCGCCCGGTAGCGGTATTTACCATCCGGGATCCCGAATATGAATGATTCGATGACCTCGCCCCAGTCTATGTCGGTCCGGTACTCTGAACTGATGTATGCAAGTTCTATTATGGTGACGTTGCCCTCCCGGTAGTGCATGTAGTTTGAACTTCCGGCGTAATGGACCACGAGGGCGCATTTGGATCCCCTCTGGGCCGCATAGGATGCCAGGACCTTTGACTGGGGGTGCCCTGGATACATGTCAGGGTTTGCCAGTTTAACGAAGCCCAGACGCCCCACAGGTTCCACTGGACTCAGTGCAGTCACCCCGTAGAGGTAGGCGCCGAATAGTAGAATGGCTCCGATGATTATGTAGGATGATCTTGCCATGTTATCCTCGTTGATGAATTACTTATTTATGCTAAGGGGCCATGCTGTATAAAAGTAACGGTGTCCCAGGTGAGAAAACTTTCTAGATTAAATTCCTCAGATGAATCATCTTTTCTTCAGCATCTCCTTGATTTCAGCAACCTCCCTTCTGAGGTCCTCTATGCCCCTTTCTATTTCCCCGATCCTTTCATGGACTTCGCGCTCCTCCTCGGGGTTCCTGACAAACCATGAGGCCAGTGAAGCTGTCAGGAACCCCACAAAGGTGACACCAACCAGCATGAGGATGCTTGTTATGGCCTTGCCATAGATGGTCCTGGGGGGTATCACGACCTCCCCGGCGATTATTGTTGTTAAACTGTACCAGAGGGAGTCCAGGGGTCCATGGAGGAGCTGTTGACCCCTGACTCCATCATGTAAAAGAACATTGTCCCGGCCACGAGTGCAATTAGGAGTGTTCCCACAGCCTGGTCAAGGTGTGTATCCACAAGGAAGGTGAAAAACTTCTTGAGGTACTTCCTGAAGAGGGCGATAACCTTCACAACCCTTATTATCCTTATAAAACGGAATGCCCGGAAGAAGTCCACCGGGAGGAATGCGATTATATCAAGCCAGTTTTCCAGCAGGAATTTCTTACGATCCTCTGCCCTTTTCAGGTTTACTGAGAATTCTATGAATAGGATTATGCAGAGGACGAGGTCAAACTGGTTTATGGCGTTCACGGTCAGGGGATTTGATGGGTAAAATGAGATGTAGCTGAGTAGCACTATGTCAAGGATGATGAGAAACAGCAGGGCAATTTCCTTGGCTCTTATGAGCTTCCAGTAATCCATGTCAATCCCATTATGAGGTTGATCTGACTGCTGAAAATACTTTACCTTTTCATGGCTTTTAGTTTTACTTTAACTGTCAACTTCAGTATACTACCCTATTACGAAGGACAAGTTCCGCATCGAAATCTAGATATGGGCGCGGGTCCAGATAAACATACGGAAAGATGGGGGGAGGTGCATATGGATATTTTAACTGCAGGTTTGCTGGCTGCTGTGATAATCGTTATTATTTCTCTGAGCCTGAAGATAGTTAAACAGTACGAGAGGGGTGTTGTTTTCAGACTGGGGAAGGTTATAGGCGTCAGGGAGCCAGGTCTTCGCATAATAATCCCGATTATTGATCGCATGGTAAGGGTTTCACTTCGAATAGTTACGATGCCCATACCATCCCAGAAGATAATAACACAGGACAATGTTTCAATAGATGTGGCCGCGGTTGCCTACTTCAAGGTTGCAGACCCTCTCAGGGCCGTTGTTGCAATTGAGGACTATTATGGTGCGGTTAACCAGATATCCCAGACAACAGTCAGGAACGTCATAGGCCAGTTTGTCCTTGACGAGGTCCTCTCAGAAACAGCAAGGATAAATGAGAAGATAAAGGAGATAATAGATGAGCACAGCGAACCATGGGGCATAAACGTAACAACGGTGGAGATAAAGGATATAAAACTTCCTGAGGGGATGCAGCGGGCCATGGCCAGACAGGCAGAGGCTGAAAGAGACAAACGTGCCAAGATAATCACTGCCGAGGGGGAGTACTTCTCAGCAGCAAAGCTAGGAGAGGCCGCTGATGTGATTGAAAAACATCCGGTGGCCCTTCAACTGAGAAATCTGCAGGTACTGGCTGAAATAGCCACAGAAAAGAATTCAACGATAGTATTCCCGGCCCAGTTCATGTCATCCATAAGGGACGTGAAGGAATTCATTGAGAGGGAGGATGAGTAATTGTTTTTCTCAAAGAGAGCGGGAGGTGATACCATGGGAATGCCTTTCCAGCTGTTGTGAAATGTACGAAGAGCGTTGAAGTTGATATGGATTGAGAAGATTGAGATACATGACGGGAGGTTAATTCTTTGAACAGAATAATGAACTTTTCCAGGGACATGATACTTGTCCTTGCATCACCCGAGGAGGCCTTCAGGAGGGTCAGAGAGAGGGGTCTTGAAGGTCAGGGCATCTACCTGTACATCTTCCTATCAGCATTTCTCGGGTACATGCTTGGGGGTGTGTTGTCGACCGCAACAGGAGCAGGAATTGCAGTTCCCATTCTATTTGCAGTTGCTGTGCTGATCGTTTCCTTCATAAAACTTCTGGTATGGGCTCTGATATCCCACATAATTGCATCGAAGGTTTTCGGTGGGGAGGGGACATTCGCAGGAACCCTCAAGATGATGGGCTTTGCAGCGGCCCCCTTCGTGGTTGGAATATTTGCCTTCATGACCCTGATACTCTGGAGGACCATCTTTACATCCACAGCACTCCTTGTGGTGATGTACATCTGGGTCATTACAACTGCCATGGCTGCAGTGGCTGCTGAACATGGAATCGACTACGGAAGGGCATTTCTATCGGTATTTGCACTTCCAGCGCTTGTGATAACAGTTCTGATGATGATTCTGGGGGTGTTATGATGGACAGGATGAACATTGCAGGGGCCGTCCTCCTCATAGTACTGGTGGCTGCATTCATCGTTGCATCTGCAGCACCGATCCTGCAGCCGAAGGATAAGGAGGCGGCTCAGAACTTCACACTTAACTCAAGCGAGGTATCAGGGGTCAGATATGTGAATGTGAACCTTGAATCGAATGCCAGCGACGTTGAACTTGAATTTACAAACACATCAGAGAGGGTTTACACGGTTGAGACACAGAGGAATTTCACAGGCCCAGTTCCGGGGTTAAACATGCGGTGAACGGTGAAAACCTGAACCTGAACATTACATGGACACAGGCACCGCAAGATAATCTTGTCAAACAAATACATCTACTACATCACCATCAGGACAAAGACAGGCGGATTAATGGTTGTACTTGCCAACGATTCAAGGATAGAAAACCTCAACTCAACCATTCAGTACGCAGGGGGAGGGACGGTGCTCATCGGAAATTCCACCTTCAGGAATGCGTCCTTCCGTGTTAACACCGGCGGTTTCTACATAGCAGACCTGCATCAGAATCTGAGGGCCAGCGGTAATCTGAGCACCGATGTCACCATAGGGGGGACAGCACTGGCCATTTCACCTGACAACGTCCTTAGAATCACGGGTTCAGTGGATTACGGGGGCATAGCATTTGAACCGGCAGGTCTCAGGGTTATAAGGAATTCAACAAGCTACCTTGAACTTGAAGGGTCAGGGAAGATTGGAATAATAAACCGTGTGGGCCTTGGAGGTGTTAATGTGGGGGTGTTCAGAATGCCAGTGGCACCCTGAACCCACCACCACTCTTTTTTATCATCGGAGCTTTGATTTCATCAGATATACCTATCATCTGTCCTTTTTGAAGGGGATTTTTGGCTCGATATAGGTCCTGTAGAGGGTTTCGAAGAATACGCGTATCATGTAACTGTGCTTCAGGAGGTAACGTGGTCTTGAATAG is a window from the Methanothermobacter thermautotrophicus str. Delta H genome containing:
- a CDS encoding DUF5518 domain-containing protein, yielding MVKWGAVILGFILSIVFPYILSPFIGHASILGLFLAGFVVGLMVNEGASGGFWNATVAGAFGGILVAILLTIFGTALAGPVGFLIGAFAGGVLVLALLIVSMLFMGIGGAIGGFLAGD
- a CDS encoding ion transporter; translated protein: MDYWKLIRAKEIALLFLIILDIVLLSYISFYPSNPLTVNAINQFDLVLCIILFIEFSVNLKRAEDRKKFLLENWLDIIAFLPVDFFRAFRFIRIIRVVKVIALFRKYLKKFFTFLVDTHLDQAVGTLLIALVAGTMFFYMMESGVNSSSMDPWTPSGTV
- a CDS encoding slipin family protein; its protein translation is MDILTAGLLAAVIIVIISLSLKIVKQYERGVVFRLGKVIGVREPGLRIIIPIIDRMVRVSLRIVTMPIPSQKIITQDNVSIDVAAVAYFKVADPLRAVVAIEDYYGAVNQISQTTVRNVIGQFVLDEVLSETARINEKIKEIIDEHSEPWGINVTTVEIKDIKLPEGMQRAMARQAEAERDKRAKIITAEGEYFSAAKLGEAADVIEKHPVALQLRNLQVLAEIATEKNSTIVFPAQFMSSIRDVKEFIEREDE
- a CDS encoding cryptochrome/photolyase family protein, whose protein sequence is MDEKSVAIVFPHHLLEDHPAAGKTSGFILVEDQLFFGDPVFGLRFHKNKLVLHRASMRYYHDHLKSRGLKAEYIQYSPDPHMGYLRDHLEGYDRVYTLELLDHELEARMKKLSMELGLEITEIEAPFIFRRNLMDGYFRDGRFLLRSFYIRERKRLSILMENSRPAGGKWTFDTENRKRMPPDLQVPAPVKLPENEYVQEAKEYVSEKFPDNPGSMDRFNYPTTHTEARIFLKDFIERRIKNFGSYQDFISRDETFLFHSVLSSSLNICLLTPMEVIRAVLKADAPLNSIEGFVRQVMGWREFIRAVYILKGPYERTRNFFNHRGKLNPKLSHGETGIDPYDIAVGRVLGHGYTHHIERLMVIGNLMLLLGTDPDEVYRWFMEMFIDAYDWVMVPNVYGMSQYADGGLIATKPYISSSNYILRMSDHRRGDWCRVWDALFWTFLNEKRSLIGNNPRIRVLYRHLTDRKLEEFRGIREEFMGELMGRQGL
- a CDS encoding YIP1 family protein yields the protein MNRIMNFSRDMILVLASPEEAFRRVRERGLEGQGIYLYIFLSAFLGYMLGGVLSTATGAGIAVPILFAVAVLIVSFIKLLVWALISHIIASKVFGGEGTFAGTLKMMGFAAAPFVVGIFAFMTLILWRTIFTSTALLVVMYIWVITTAMAAVAAEHGIDYGRAFLSVFALPALVITVLMMILGVL